One region of Alosa alosa isolate M-15738 ecotype Scorff River chromosome 1, AALO_Geno_1.1, whole genome shotgun sequence genomic DNA includes:
- the fam49ba gene encoding CYFIP-related Rac1 interactor B has translation MGNLIKVLTRDIDNNTGNFFLDFENAQPTGPERKVWDQVNEVLVEAMQVLEDLQSYSGAGEAIRQAIQNPNEEGVQEKTWAAVVPLVCKLKKFYEFSLKLEGALHGLLSSLTSTRCSPTQHLEQEQALARQFAEILHFTLRFDELKMTNPAIQNDFSYYRRTLSRMRINNVSAEEKNEVNNELANRMSLFYANATPMLKTLTDATTKFVSENTDLPLENTTDCLSTMACVCKVMLETPEYRTRFASEDTVLFCLRVMVGVIILYDFVHPAGAFVKSSKIDMKGCIKVLKDQPPNSVDGLLNALRYTTKHLSDETTSKQIKNMLQ, from the exons ATGGGGAACCTAATCAAGGTCCTGACGCGGGACATAGACAACAACACTGGCAACTTCTTCTTGGACTTTGAAA ATGCCCAGCCTACAGGGCCGGAGAGGAAGGTGTGGGACCAGGTGAACGAGGTGCTGGTGGAGGCCATGCAGGTCCTGGAGGATCTGCAGTCCTATAGTGGTGCAGGAGAGGCCATCAGACAG GCCATCCAGAACCCGAATGAGGAGGGAGTGCAGGAGAAAACCTGGGCAGCCGTGGTTCCATTGGTGTGCAAGCTGAAGAAGTTCTACGAGTTCTCCCTTAAGCTGG aggGTGCACTGCACGGCCTGCTGAGCTCCCTGACGAGCACGCGCTGCAGTCCCACGCAGCACCTGGAGCAGGAGCAGGCGTTGGCGCGGCAGTTTGCCGAGATCCTGCACTTCACGCTGCGCTTCGATGAGCTCAAG ATGACCAACCCGGCCATCCAGAATGACTTCAGCTACTACCGGAGGACCCTGAGCCGCATGAGGATCAACAACGTGTCC GCAGAGGAGAAAAATGAAGTCAACAATGAGCTGGCCAATCGCATGTCTCTCTTCTATGCCAATGCCACCCCTATGCTGAAAACATTAACCGACGCCACAACAAAGTTTGTATCAGAG AATACAGATTTACCGCTGGAAAACACCACAGACTGCCTCAGCACGATGGCCTGTGTGTGCAAAGTGATGCTGGAAAcacc gGAGTACCGTACCCGCTTCGCCAGTGAGGACACAGTGCTGTTCTGTCTGCGCGTGATGGTGGGAGTCATTATACTGTATGACTTTGTCCACCCTGCCGGGGCCTTCGTCAAGTCCTCCAAAATAGAT ATGAAAGGATGCATCAAAGTCCTGAAAGATCAGCCACCCAATAGTGTGGATGGTCTCCTAAATGCTCTCAG GTACACAACAAAACATTTGAGTGATGAAACTACTtccaaacaaattaaaaacatgCTGCAATAA